Proteins co-encoded in one Paenarthrobacter ureafaciens genomic window:
- a CDS encoding cupin domain-containing protein — protein sequence MGDVIASKIPELEELIDSSIASRDSRVVDFNTLKFQTKMGEKFRRGQVRYIGSGATGDHSNDNNILQAEHFTFSNMVLPAGCVGPEHTHPDVEEVFFVLEGQVEFSVHDVEDGNKKASRVLGYRDLIRVPAGVPRSLRTVSDDDALICVIIGAKKPEIPFYPPTSEMYGVTR from the coding sequence ATGGGCGACGTTATCGCAAGCAAAATTCCGGAACTTGAGGAGCTGATTGACTCGTCCATCGCCTCCCGTGACAGTCGGGTAGTTGACTTCAATACGCTCAAGTTCCAGACCAAAATGGGTGAGAAGTTCCGTCGCGGCCAGGTCCGCTACATCGGGTCCGGGGCAACCGGTGACCACTCCAACGACAACAACATTCTCCAGGCAGAGCACTTCACCTTCTCCAACATGGTGCTGCCGGCCGGATGCGTTGGACCCGAACATACGCACCCGGACGTTGAAGAGGTGTTCTTCGTGCTCGAGGGGCAGGTCGAGTTCAGCGTGCACGACGTTGAAGACGGGAACAAGAAAGCAAGCCGCGTGCTTGGCTACCGCGACCTGATCCGCGTTCCGGCCGGTGTCCCCCGGAGTTTGCGGACCGTCAGCGATGACGACGCACTCATCTGCGTCATCATCGGCGCAAAGAAGCCGGAGATCCCCTTCTACCCGCCGACGTCGGAGATGTATGGCGTGACCCGTTAG
- a CDS encoding Rieske 2Fe-2S domain-containing protein yields MTTATATSTGARAGRAMPKTVVGTRRQLDAAELAATGLRDRWYAIYPSRFVGQGDMVKVRRLGVDWLLFRDARGQIRMLEDRCPHRSAPLSVGQHLGDRVACKYHGVQVDGHGTVVSVPGMPGCALEGKTVTASLAVEEGADMIFAFMPLTADSEVTPFKLPDRLDNPDISWFSNYAEWNSPWRFYMDNVLDPMHGAFLHRESHSMFGGDTSARFRIRETDRGFFFEKTDQRGKNFDWVEYCREAMDYVDLEIPYADSAGPGGSFGIVGMSTPIDAVTSAVFHWRTRTVSDWERDVWRFMYKTTLEEKHWVVLEQDRALLEALAADADRDEHLYQHDLGVARIRRIHDADAQKQAATLAEGTA; encoded by the coding sequence ATGACAACTGCAACTGCAACTTCAACCGGGGCAAGGGCCGGCAGGGCCATGCCGAAAACGGTGGTCGGTACCCGGCGTCAGCTCGATGCCGCAGAACTGGCTGCCACAGGACTGCGGGACCGCTGGTACGCCATCTATCCCTCCCGGTTCGTTGGCCAGGGGGATATGGTCAAGGTCCGGCGGTTGGGCGTGGATTGGCTGCTGTTCCGTGATGCCCGGGGACAAATCCGGATGCTGGAGGATCGCTGCCCCCACCGCAGCGCGCCCCTGTCCGTAGGCCAGCACCTGGGTGACCGGGTGGCATGCAAGTACCACGGAGTTCAGGTGGACGGACACGGAACGGTGGTGTCGGTTCCCGGCATGCCCGGCTGTGCGCTGGAGGGGAAAACAGTCACTGCGTCCCTGGCCGTGGAGGAGGGCGCGGACATGATCTTCGCTTTCATGCCACTGACCGCGGACTCGGAGGTAACCCCCTTCAAGTTGCCTGATCGTCTGGACAACCCCGATATTTCGTGGTTCTCCAATTACGCGGAGTGGAACAGTCCGTGGCGGTTCTACATGGACAACGTCCTGGATCCCATGCACGGGGCGTTCCTGCACCGTGAATCGCATTCAATGTTTGGCGGAGACACGAGCGCCCGCTTCCGCATCCGCGAAACGGACCGCGGATTCTTCTTCGAGAAGACGGACCAGCGCGGCAAGAACTTCGACTGGGTGGAGTACTGCCGTGAGGCCATGGACTACGTGGACCTGGAGATCCCTTACGCCGATTCAGCCGGTCCCGGCGGCTCCTTCGGCATCGTCGGGATGTCCACGCCCATAGATGCGGTTACCTCCGCTGTGTTCCACTGGCGTACCCGGACCGTCTCCGATTGGGAGCGTGACGTCTGGCGGTTCATGTACAAGACAACACTGGAGGAAAAGCACTGGGTGGTCCTGGAACAGGACCGCGCGCTGTTGGAGGCTCTGGCGGCCGACGCCGACAGGGACGAGCACCTGTACCAGCACGATCTTGGCGTGGCCAGGATCAGGCGCATCCACGACGCCGATGCACAGAAGCAGGCAGCCACTCTCGCAGAGGGAACCGCATAG
- a CDS encoding recombinase-like helix-turn-helix domain-containing protein, translated as MPEQYLDANQSRVGPPNPYELKLAGALSEIFASGSHELPAVISGLNNLGLNAPDGQPWDEARFRSEMRRLGE; from the coding sequence GTGCCTGAGCAATACCTGGATGCCAACCAGTCCCGTGTCGGTCCGCCGAACCCCTATGAGCTGAAGCTCGCCGGCGCCCTGTCCGAAATTTTCGCCAGCGGCAGCCACGAACTTCCGGCGGTCATTTCGGGGTTGAACAACCTGGGGCTTAATGCCCCGGACGGCCAGCCGTGGGATGAAGCCCGATTCCGTTCCGAAATGCGACGACTGGGAGAGTAG
- a CDS encoding alpha/beta fold hydrolase, whose amino-acid sequence MNPSTDPDPYAGPGPDAAEPRHDVVCLRGGAGTGEWDEHQLDTLGARAWEPETGLALDVGGPPGQLDAWVQAASEALRESTAGPAHVLANGAAAYGAILLAARHPEQVKSMILGDPLVDTSTDGFVAALRQVRAPSLVIAAAPDIDADVSIAQCIAGGIGNGVFVIIDNATVPAHQSRSTSFNEWSRSFMKIAEGLHTVSQSLPTQLQEEPRA is encoded by the coding sequence ATGAACCCAAGTACTGATCCGGACCCGTACGCCGGCCCTGGGCCCGACGCGGCCGAGCCGCGGCATGACGTGGTGTGTCTGCGCGGCGGCGCAGGGACCGGAGAGTGGGATGAGCATCAACTGGACACGTTGGGAGCCCGTGCCTGGGAACCTGAAACGGGTCTTGCCCTGGACGTCGGGGGACCACCTGGCCAACTGGACGCCTGGGTTCAAGCGGCCTCTGAGGCGCTCCGGGAGTCTACGGCCGGCCCGGCGCATGTCCTGGCCAACGGCGCAGCCGCCTACGGTGCCATACTCCTCGCTGCGCGGCATCCTGAACAGGTCAAGAGCATGATCCTTGGCGACCCGCTGGTGGACACGTCCACTGACGGATTCGTGGCAGCGCTCCGGCAGGTTCGCGCACCGTCCCTGGTCATTGCCGCCGCACCCGACATCGACGCCGATGTTTCCATAGCCCAATGCATCGCAGGCGGCATCGGCAACGGTGTTTTCGTCATCATCGACAACGCCACCGTGCCGGCACATCAAAGCCGATCCACCTCGTTCAACGAGTGGAGCAGGTCGTTCATGAAGATCGCTGAAGGCCTGCACACCGTCTCGCAATCACTCCCCACCCAATTACAGGAGGAACCCCGTGCCTGA
- a CDS encoding thiamine pyrophosphate-binding protein yields the protein MLLTQEATVPRGPTGGDVLVRVLRRHGIDTVFGVISIHNLPLVEAVDRELNFVAMRHEAAVVNAADGYARASGKFGVALTSTGTGAGNAAGSMVEALTAGSRVLHITGQIDSEFMGSNRGVIHEVPRQLQMLHAVSGYARTIFNGKDAEADLEEAIAHLLSAPHTPASIEWPTDLQYLAHPDDQRPVDARVKPAPAYDTRAVAEAARLLAGAKRPLIWAGGGAAGAGKELAALLHGLGAGLLTSNSGRGVVPEDDHLVIGNFATTPAGARLLGESDLLLSIGTHFRSNETQHYSLKIPSTHIQLDLNPDAVGRVYPATVSLVGDSRAILDALVQQLPSQSPDPGWAQKVHDVRREVRDALTTYIGGYAEICHSLRERLDRRSVVARDVTIPSSQWGNRLLEMYSRETNIFPLGGGIGQGLAMGIGAACARPEVPTVVIAGDGGLAVHLGELASLAGSGAWCVVLVFNDAGYGVLRNMQRANGFAEAGVDLHTPDFALLARSLDLPFRRVGGPGTFDPALAEALALRGPAVIEIDVNALEPAPGAFVPPVHVPTADH from the coding sequence ATGTTACTGACACAAGAAGCAACCGTCCCGAGGGGGCCAACAGGAGGCGATGTCCTGGTCCGTGTGCTGCGCCGCCACGGCATCGACACCGTCTTCGGCGTTATCAGCATTCACAACCTGCCCCTCGTTGAAGCTGTGGACAGGGAACTGAACTTCGTCGCCATGCGCCATGAGGCCGCGGTCGTCAACGCCGCTGACGGGTACGCCCGCGCGTCCGGCAAGTTCGGCGTTGCCCTGACCAGCACGGGCACGGGAGCCGGCAACGCCGCTGGTTCCATGGTGGAGGCGCTCACTGCGGGAAGCCGCGTCCTGCACATTACCGGCCAGATCGACAGTGAATTCATGGGCAGCAACCGCGGAGTGATTCACGAGGTACCACGCCAGCTCCAAATGCTCCACGCCGTGTCCGGGTATGCCCGGACCATCTTCAACGGGAAGGATGCTGAGGCTGACCTTGAGGAGGCGATCGCGCACCTCCTTTCCGCCCCGCACACACCGGCCAGCATCGAGTGGCCCACGGACCTGCAGTACCTGGCCCATCCGGACGATCAGCGCCCCGTCGATGCCCGGGTGAAGCCCGCCCCCGCGTACGACACCCGGGCCGTCGCGGAAGCCGCCCGTCTCCTGGCAGGTGCCAAGCGGCCCCTGATTTGGGCCGGGGGAGGAGCAGCCGGAGCCGGTAAGGAACTTGCTGCCCTGTTGCACGGGCTTGGCGCAGGACTGCTCACCAGCAATTCAGGGCGGGGCGTCGTTCCGGAGGATGACCACCTTGTCATCGGGAACTTCGCGACCACTCCGGCCGGCGCCCGGCTGCTCGGGGAATCCGACCTGTTGCTCAGTATTGGAACGCATTTCCGTTCCAACGAGACGCAGCATTACTCATTGAAGATTCCCTCCACCCACATCCAGCTGGACCTGAACCCTGACGCCGTCGGACGGGTATACCCGGCCACCGTCTCCCTGGTGGGCGACTCCCGCGCCATTCTGGATGCGCTCGTCCAGCAGTTGCCGAGCCAGTCCCCGGACCCCGGCTGGGCGCAAAAGGTTCACGACGTACGCCGCGAGGTACGCGATGCGCTGACCACCTACATTGGCGGTTACGCGGAGATCTGCCACAGCCTCCGGGAACGCCTGGACCGCAGGTCCGTCGTGGCCCGCGACGTCACCATCCCCTCCAGCCAGTGGGGTAACCGCCTCTTGGAAATGTACTCACGCGAAACCAACATCTTTCCCCTCGGCGGCGGCATAGGCCAAGGACTCGCCATGGGGATAGGTGCTGCCTGCGCCCGCCCGGAGGTTCCCACGGTAGTCATTGCCGGGGACGGCGGTCTTGCCGTTCACCTGGGCGAGCTTGCCTCCCTGGCCGGCTCCGGCGCCTGGTGCGTGGTGTTGGTCTTCAACGACGCCGGCTACGGGGTGCTGCGCAACATGCAGAGGGCCAACGGTTTCGCGGAGGCAGGAGTCGACCTGCATACACCGGACTTCGCCTTGTTGGCCCGGTCATTGGACTTGCCGTTCCGGCGGGTGGGCGGGCCGGGAACCTTCGATCCGGCCCTGGCCGAGGCGCTGGCCCTCAGGGGGCCGGCGGTCATCGAAATTGATGTCAATGCCTTGGAACCTGCTCCCGGAGCCTTCGTCCCTCCGGTGCACGTTCCAACCGCAGATCACTAG
- a CDS encoding SDR family oxidoreductase: MDLQLKDRTVVVTGASSGVGLATARYLLSEGARVAACARDLGRLTAAFDEFSWADKDSIHLASCDVTDQEATNAFIAGTLDRFGAMDGLVCNAGRSLMATLQETTDQQLRDEFELKIFGVLNMVRSARIALSASAHGSVVNVNAILARQPELRLAATSAARAALLNLTHSLAEDLAKDGTRVNSVLLGLVDTGQWRRRFENAGTDLDYEAWSAEIAGDRGIKLGRFGTAEEVAFHIVCLLSPNSGYTTGATIDVGGGVGRYV, translated from the coding sequence ATGGACCTGCAACTGAAGGACCGCACGGTGGTGGTCACCGGGGCGAGTTCCGGCGTCGGCCTTGCCACCGCACGCTATTTGCTCAGTGAAGGCGCGCGGGTTGCCGCCTGTGCCCGTGACCTCGGCCGGCTCACCGCGGCGTTCGACGAGTTTTCCTGGGCGGACAAGGACTCCATCCACCTTGCCTCGTGCGACGTCACGGACCAGGAAGCCACCAACGCCTTCATCGCCGGAACGCTGGATCGGTTCGGCGCCATGGACGGGCTGGTCTGCAACGCCGGACGATCGCTCATGGCCACTCTCCAGGAAACCACGGACCAGCAACTGCGCGATGAGTTCGAGCTGAAGATCTTCGGCGTCCTCAACATGGTGCGGTCGGCCAGGATCGCCTTGAGCGCCTCCGCCCACGGGTCCGTGGTCAATGTCAACGCCATTCTTGCCCGGCAGCCCGAGCTGCGCCTGGCCGCTACCTCCGCCGCCCGCGCCGCGCTGTTGAACCTGACCCATTCCCTTGCCGAAGACCTGGCAAAGGACGGCACGCGCGTGAACTCGGTCCTGCTGGGACTGGTGGACACGGGACAGTGGCGGCGACGCTTCGAAAATGCCGGCACCGATCTCGACTACGAGGCCTGGAGTGCGGAAATCGCCGGTGACCGCGGCATCAAGCTGGGCCGTTTCGGCACAGCGGAGGAGGTTGCGTTCCATATTGTCTGTCTCCTCTCGCCCAACAGCGGCTACACCACTGGGGCGACCATCGACGTCGGCGGTGGCGTTGGGCGCTATGTCTAG
- a CDS encoding SDR family oxidoreductase, translating to MTRLVVVTGSGRGLGFDIAERLARAGDRIVIAEKNADLAERAAATLHERGLDVTAVVTDIADKASVEALATAVRQLGGADALVNNAALADGVGGDTFWELEEGFFQRVMTVNAYGTWLVSKHLFPQLAQSPAGAIVNIASDAALYGSPRLVHYVGSKGAVLAMTRSMARDAGPSGVRVNAVAPGLTRVEATESVPASRYRLYEDNRVLPRDQQPNDVSGVVQFLLSDAAGFVTGQTIVVDGGFVMGH from the coding sequence GTGACGCGCCTGGTGGTAGTGACGGGATCCGGGCGTGGCCTGGGCTTCGACATTGCCGAACGACTGGCACGTGCCGGCGACCGGATAGTCATCGCGGAGAAGAACGCGGACCTCGCGGAACGGGCCGCCGCAACACTCCATGAACGCGGCCTGGATGTCACGGCGGTGGTCACCGACATAGCTGACAAGGCTTCGGTGGAGGCCCTGGCGACGGCGGTCCGGCAGCTGGGCGGCGCGGATGCGCTGGTCAACAACGCGGCACTGGCCGACGGCGTAGGCGGCGATACTTTCTGGGAACTGGAGGAAGGATTCTTCCAAAGGGTGATGACGGTCAATGCCTACGGGACCTGGCTGGTCAGCAAGCACCTCTTCCCCCAGCTTGCCCAGTCCCCGGCGGGCGCGATCGTGAACATCGCCTCTGACGCAGCGCTCTACGGAAGCCCACGGCTGGTCCACTACGTTGGATCAAAAGGGGCCGTGCTCGCCATGACCCGGTCCATGGCCCGCGACGCAGGGCCATCGGGAGTCCGTGTCAACGCGGTGGCCCCGGGGTTGACCCGGGTGGAAGCCACTGAATCGGTGCCCGCCTCACGCTACCGGCTCTATGAAGACAACCGGGTGCTGCCCAGGGACCAACAACCCAACGATGTATCGGGAGTGGTCCAGTTCCTGCTCTCCGACGCCGCGGGGTTCGTCACCGGCCAGACCATCGTGGTGGATGGCGGCTTCGTGATGGGCCACTGA
- a CDS encoding alpha/beta fold hydrolase, whose amino-acid sequence MRSGSLPAPTAPSTPAVAERRKSVHGVSLVVRGEGIPVFLMHGIGGAASSCGALAQLLSAHGYQTFCWDAPGYGESAAPTDGLDHPSLVLDILATLGVGPAHLFGTSWGGVIATTVAARAPEAVRSIVLADSTRGSGTTHDTAQRMLARVPELAAVGPESIAARRASKLVSPSAPAWVAEAVRADMASVRLSGFASAATMMAQCDTTDLLPGLRVPALVLAGQDDVITGVPESRILAEKIPGAELCIIPNAGHAAVQEKPLEMSAAILAFWDGIQ is encoded by the coding sequence ATGCGTAGCGGCTCGTTGCCGGCGCCCACCGCCCCTTCGACCCCCGCTGTTGCCGAGCGTAGAAAGTCCGTTCACGGAGTCTCCCTCGTGGTTCGCGGTGAAGGGATTCCCGTCTTCCTGATGCACGGCATCGGGGGAGCCGCGTCGTCCTGTGGTGCGCTGGCCCAACTGTTGAGCGCCCACGGCTACCAGACCTTCTGCTGGGATGCGCCCGGTTACGGCGAGTCCGCCGCTCCAACGGACGGACTGGATCATCCGTCGTTGGTACTGGACATCCTGGCCACCCTCGGCGTTGGGCCGGCACACCTCTTTGGCACATCGTGGGGCGGGGTCATTGCCACCACGGTAGCCGCGAGGGCGCCGGAGGCAGTACGGTCCATTGTCCTGGCCGACAGCACGCGGGGTTCGGGAACCACGCACGACACAGCGCAACGCATGCTGGCCCGCGTTCCTGAACTGGCCGCCGTCGGGCCTGAAAGTATTGCAGCCCGGCGCGCCTCGAAGCTGGTCTCTCCATCCGCCCCCGCCTGGGTGGCCGAAGCTGTCCGGGCGGACATGGCCTCCGTCCGCCTGTCCGGGTTCGCGTCGGCGGCCACCATGATGGCGCAGTGTGATACGACGGACCTGCTGCCCGGGTTGCGGGTTCCGGCGCTCGTGCTGGCCGGACAGGACGATGTGATCACCGGCGTGCCCGAATCGAGGATCCTCGCCGAGAAGATTCCAGGCGCCGAACTGTGCATTATCCCCAATGCGGGCCACGCGGCAGTGCAGGAGAAGCCCCTTGAGATGTCGGCGGCCATCCTCGCTTTCTGGGACGGCATCCAGTGA
- a CDS encoding VOC family protein has protein sequence MNFFSSEPVCNLRSLRSVSLKVPDTKPAKDFYDQVWGLSTVEEDTDKFWLRGTGSEHHILRLETGEQNALGGVSFALATPQDVDSAATKLVALGIPLFREPGPLDDAAGGYGVQLVDPEGRLVELSANVHAVVSQEPAGRRALPRKIAHVVLNTVDIDRATAFYTQVLGMRISDWSEHQMAFLRCNSEHHAIAFNQAPWTSVNHVAYEMQSIDHFMRGIGNLKQHNIAPQWGPGRHGPGDNTFSYFTDPAGLVCEYTSEVAQVDEDSWLCRTWERTPELSDQWGTAGPPTTAVRSAMAGVPDSGYRSLVVPGREDYFSPAKAPATEKAPATEKAHA, from the coding sequence ATGAACTTTTTCTCAAGCGAGCCTGTCTGCAATCTGCGTTCGCTGCGTTCCGTGTCCTTGAAAGTACCCGATACCAAGCCGGCCAAGGACTTCTATGACCAAGTCTGGGGTCTCTCCACGGTAGAAGAGGACACAGACAAATTCTGGCTCCGCGGTACCGGATCCGAACACCACATCCTGAGGCTGGAAACGGGTGAGCAGAATGCCCTGGGCGGGGTCTCCTTCGCACTGGCCACGCCGCAGGACGTCGATTCCGCGGCTACCAAGCTCGTTGCCCTGGGAATACCGCTTTTCCGTGAGCCCGGACCCCTGGATGATGCTGCCGGTGGATATGGCGTGCAACTGGTGGATCCCGAAGGCAGGCTCGTGGAACTTTCCGCGAACGTCCATGCGGTGGTCAGCCAGGAGCCGGCCGGCCGGCGCGCCCTTCCCCGCAAGATCGCCCACGTGGTCCTCAACACCGTGGACATCGACCGCGCCACCGCGTTCTACACCCAAGTGCTGGGGATGCGGATATCCGACTGGTCCGAGCACCAGATGGCCTTCCTCCGGTGCAACAGCGAGCACCACGCAATCGCGTTCAACCAGGCGCCCTGGACCTCGGTCAACCACGTGGCCTATGAGATGCAGAGCATTGACCACTTCATGCGCGGCATCGGCAACCTGAAACAGCACAACATTGCCCCGCAGTGGGGTCCGGGCCGGCACGGTCCGGGCGACAACACTTTCTCCTACTTCACGGACCCCGCGGGACTGGTCTGCGAATACACCTCCGAAGTTGCCCAGGTGGATGAGGACAGTTGGCTCTGCCGTACGTGGGAGCGAACGCCCGAACTGTCCGACCAGTGGGGCACCGCAGGTCCGCCGACCACCGCGGTGCGAAGCGCCATGGCGGGCGTTCCGGACAGCGGCTACCGGTCCCTGGTGGTCCCCGGCCGTGAGGACTATTTCTCCCCGGCTAAGGCCCCTGCCACTGAAAAAGCCCCTGCCACAGAAAAAGCCCATGCGTAG
- a CDS encoding PDR/VanB family oxidoreductase: MSVDIQNRGTTIPEDTADDLTSGPGTGDQAATIAAEPKALTLRVQQKRWEADGVVSITFVDPQGAALPQWLPGSHLSLHLPNGLTREYSLCSDPNDSSAWTVAVLRTTDSRGGSRLIHDELPVGTLLTVEGPRNNFELEQAQRYALVAGGIGITPIISMARRLEAAGADWSLLYTGRSRSTMAFLPEISGFPAHRISIHAMDEAGGAYADLPKAVGALPPKALVYACGPESLMQAVAGAMADDSQLRIERFKAPEVVSGPETEATSFDVICQRSSQRVAVGPDISVLDALNGAGIFVPSSCAEGICGTCETGVIAGDVEHRDFLLSPAEQAENKTMFVCVSRCRSRELILDL, from the coding sequence ATGAGCGTGGACATTCAGAACCGTGGGACGACCATCCCCGAGGACACCGCAGACGATCTGACGTCGGGTCCTGGCACAGGAGACCAGGCCGCGACCATCGCTGCGGAACCCAAAGCACTGACGCTGAGGGTGCAGCAGAAACGGTGGGAAGCGGACGGCGTCGTCAGCATCACCTTCGTTGATCCGCAGGGGGCGGCTCTCCCGCAGTGGCTACCAGGCTCCCACCTGAGCCTCCACTTGCCCAACGGGCTGACGCGCGAATACTCCCTGTGCTCGGACCCCAACGATTCCTCCGCCTGGACCGTGGCAGTGCTGCGGACCACCGATTCCCGCGGTGGCAGCAGGCTGATCCATGACGAACTGCCGGTGGGCACGCTCCTCACAGTCGAAGGTCCCCGCAACAACTTTGAACTCGAGCAGGCGCAGCGGTATGCGTTGGTGGCCGGAGGCATTGGCATCACCCCGATCATTTCCATGGCGAGGCGCCTGGAAGCAGCCGGCGCTGACTGGTCCCTCCTCTATACGGGACGGTCCCGGTCCACCATGGCATTCCTCCCGGAAATTTCCGGCTTTCCCGCACACCGGATCAGCATCCACGCCATGGACGAAGCCGGGGGAGCCTACGCGGATCTCCCCAAAGCAGTTGGTGCCCTGCCCCCAAAAGCATTGGTTTATGCCTGCGGCCCTGAATCGTTGATGCAGGCAGTGGCCGGCGCCATGGCGGACGATTCGCAATTGAGGATAGAGCGGTTCAAAGCGCCGGAGGTCGTGTCCGGTCCGGAAACCGAGGCCACAAGCTTTGACGTCATCTGCCAACGGTCGAGCCAGCGCGTTGCTGTTGGGCCTGACATCTCAGTCCTGGACGCCCTGAACGGCGCCGGCATCTTCGTGCCCAGTTCATGCGCGGAGGGCATCTGCGGAACCTGTGAGACCGGCGTCATAGCCGGCGACGTCGAGCACCGCGACTTCCTGCTCTCCCCGGCTGAACAGGCAGAGAACAAGACGATGTTCGTCTGTGTCTCGCGTTGCCGGTCCCGGGAACTGATTTTGGATCTCTAG
- a CDS encoding RidA family protein — protein MNAHPYSPAFVAGGFGFVSGALSVDENGTAVPGRSEALVAAGARLAERLESVGMSLADVVKTTYFVTDVTLRDEANLHYELLFENPRPARSFVEVAALPYGASGEIEAIAHRRS, from the coding sequence ATGAATGCCCACCCCTACAGTCCGGCCTTCGTGGCCGGCGGATTCGGCTTCGTCTCCGGCGCCTTGTCGGTGGATGAGAACGGCACGGCCGTACCGGGCCGCTCGGAGGCGCTCGTCGCAGCAGGCGCGAGGCTGGCCGAACGTTTGGAATCAGTCGGCATGTCCCTGGCGGACGTCGTCAAGACCACCTATTTCGTCACAGACGTAACGCTGCGGGACGAAGCAAACCTGCACTACGAGCTGCTGTTCGAGAATCCCCGCCCGGCACGCTCATTCGTTGAAGTTGCCGCACTGCCCTACGGCGCGTCGGGGGAGATCGAAGCAATCGCGCATCGGAGGAGTTAA
- a CDS encoding aldehyde dehydrogenase: MSTDSLTENPSRSAREETRAPGAAGLRNGPDTRDEIFVGGVWTRGSGALIESVNPATAEVFATLHAATAADVDAAVAAGLEAVKASGWARRLPHERAAVLHRISSAIEANADRIAELQTLDTGKSLVETKALAMSAAATFRFTAAALETMEDALTPPRGNYLSMSTYEPIGVVGAITPWNSPIASDAQKVAPALAAGNAVVVKPPVWAPWVSLLLARLCEQAGLPAGLLSVLPGPGRVVGDAVAKHPDVGKISFTGGTSTGRQLAHIAAEKIMPITLELGGKSPTVIFADADVDQAVAGVLYGIFSSSGQSCIAGSRVFIQRAVYDDVVERLVKGAKALRIGPGTDPATQVGPLVAFAHRDTVAGMVEAAKSAGAQVLCGGAVPTESRLQGGAFYEPTILAGVSNSDAICQQEIFGPVAVILPFDDEADLIAQANDSVFGLACGIWTADYRRAWRLARAIAAGTVWINTYKQFSISTPFSGLKESGLGTEKGRDGIRSYMRQKSIYMDLSGAPIPWAGL; this comes from the coding sequence ATGAGTACGGACAGCCTTACAGAGAACCCCTCCCGGTCTGCTCGGGAAGAAACCCGGGCACCCGGCGCGGCCGGTCTTCGCAACGGACCTGATACGCGGGACGAGATCTTTGTTGGCGGAGTGTGGACCCGGGGTAGTGGTGCGCTGATCGAGTCGGTGAATCCCGCTACGGCAGAAGTTTTTGCCACCCTCCACGCAGCAACGGCGGCCGATGTGGACGCCGCAGTGGCCGCCGGCCTGGAGGCCGTCAAAGCGTCGGGGTGGGCAAGGAGGCTCCCGCACGAACGCGCCGCAGTCCTTCACCGCATCAGCTCCGCGATTGAAGCCAACGCTGACAGGATCGCGGAGCTGCAGACGCTTGATACGGGCAAAAGCCTCGTGGAAACGAAGGCATTGGCCATGAGCGCGGCGGCAACCTTCCGCTTCACGGCAGCTGCCTTGGAGACCATGGAAGATGCCCTGACGCCGCCGCGGGGCAACTACCTCAGCATGTCCACCTATGAGCCGATCGGGGTGGTGGGGGCCATCACGCCGTGGAATTCACCCATAGCCAGTGACGCGCAAAAGGTGGCTCCGGCACTCGCGGCAGGAAACGCCGTCGTGGTGAAGCCGCCGGTGTGGGCCCCCTGGGTCTCGCTGCTGCTGGCCCGCCTTTGTGAGCAGGCCGGTCTTCCTGCCGGTTTGCTGTCGGTGCTGCCGGGCCCTGGCCGGGTAGTTGGCGACGCCGTCGCCAAACATCCGGATGTTGGGAAGATCTCCTTCACGGGCGGGACTTCCACGGGGCGTCAACTTGCCCACATCGCAGCCGAAAAAATCATGCCCATCACGTTGGAACTGGGAGGAAAATCACCCACGGTTATTTTCGCCGATGCCGACGTGGACCAGGCTGTGGCCGGAGTGCTCTACGGCATCTTCTCCTCAAGCGGTCAGAGCTGCATCGCCGGGTCGCGTGTCTTCATCCAGCGCGCCGTGTACGACGACGTGGTGGAAAGGCTCGTGAAAGGGGCAAAAGCGTTGCGGATCGGACCGGGCACAGACCCGGCTACGCAGGTCGGGCCCCTGGTGGCCTTCGCACACCGCGACACCGTTGCGGGCATGGTCGAAGCAGCGAAGTCGGCCGGTGCGCAGGTTTTGTGCGGAGGCGCTGTCCCCACGGAGTCCCGGTTGCAGGGCGGGGCGTTCTATGAGCCCACCATCCTTGCCGGTGTCAGTAACTCGGACGCCATCTGCCAGCAGGAAATTTTTGGTCCCGTGGCCGTCATCCTGCCGTTCGACGACGAAGCGGACCTCATCGCCCAGGCGAACGACAGCGTCTTTGGCTTGGCCTGTGGCATCTGGACTGCCGACTACCGCCGGGCCTGGCGGTTGGCGCGGGCCATTGCCGCCGGCACCGTGTGGATCAACACCTATAAGCAATTCAGCATTTCGACCCCCTTCAGCGGGCTTAAGGAAAGCGGTCTGGGTACCGAAAAGGGCCGCGACGGCATTCGTTCCTACATGCGCCAGAAGAGCATCTATATGGACCTCTCGGGTGCACCCATCCCATGGGCCGGCCTTTAA